In Hyphomicrobium denitrificans 1NES1, one DNA window encodes the following:
- a CDS encoding GIY-YIG nuclease family protein: protein MRVIKPAVYILASKRNGTLYIGVTGDLASRVSVHQQDLSDGFTRRYGMHILVHYEHFDTMPEAIAREKQLKKLLRSAKIALIETDNPDWRDLTSDVQAWRS, encoded by the coding sequence ATGCGCGTCATCAAGCCGGCCGTTTATATTCTTGCAAGCAAGCGGAATGGGACACTTTACATCGGCGTCACCGGCGATCTCGCGTCGCGCGTGTCCGTTCATCAGCAGGATCTGTCGGACGGCTTCACGCGGCGATACGGCATGCACATTCTCGTTCATTACGAACATTTCGACACGATGCCGGAAGCCATCGCGCGAGAAAAACAACTAAAGAAGCTTTTGCGCTCCGCGAAAATCGCGCTGATCGAAACCGACAATCCGGATTGGCGCGATTTGACGTCCGACGTGCAGGCTTGGCGAAGCTAG
- the hemB gene encoding porphobilinogen synthase → MSTRSRPPSLAAPNQKAAGASGRFPSVRMRRNRKAPWTRELVAEHRLSPSDLIWPMFVIEGKNRRVPVASMPGVERLSVDLIVEAAKEAVALGIPAIALFPSTDPAKRSDDASEAFNADNLVCRATRAIKKAKLDLGVILDVALDPYTSHGHDGLLVGHEIVNDETNAALIKQSLVQAEAGADVLAPSDMMDGRIGAIRAALEASGYKNTQIMSYAAKYASAFYGPFRDAVGSAGFLKGDKRTYQMDPGNTDEALREVALDLEEGADMVMVKPGLPYLDIVRRVSETFKVPTFAYQVSGEYAMLAGAFERGWLDENKTMLESLLAFKRAGAAGVLTYFAPKAARLLGAKDR, encoded by the coding sequence ATGTCGACTCGTTCACGTCCCCCTTCCCTCGCCGCGCCGAATCAGAAAGCTGCGGGCGCAAGCGGCCGTTTTCCGTCGGTCCGGATGCGCCGCAATCGCAAGGCGCCCTGGACGCGCGAACTCGTCGCCGAGCATCGCCTTTCACCAAGCGACCTCATTTGGCCGATGTTCGTCATCGAAGGTAAAAATAGGCGCGTGCCTGTGGCGTCGATGCCGGGCGTCGAGCGGCTAAGCGTCGACCTGATCGTCGAGGCAGCGAAGGAAGCCGTCGCCCTCGGCATTCCCGCGATCGCACTTTTTCCTTCTACCGATCCGGCGAAACGATCGGATGATGCTAGCGAAGCCTTCAACGCCGACAACCTTGTGTGCCGTGCGACGCGCGCCATCAAAAAAGCGAAGCTCGATCTTGGCGTCATTCTCGATGTGGCGCTCGATCCCTATACCAGCCACGGGCACGACGGCCTCCTTGTCGGCCACGAGATCGTCAACGACGAAACGAATGCGGCGCTGATCAAGCAGTCCCTCGTTCAGGCCGAGGCGGGCGCCGACGTGCTGGCGCCATCCGACATGATGGACGGGCGCATCGGCGCAATTCGCGCAGCACTGGAAGCGTCTGGCTATAAGAATACACAGATCATGTCCTATGCCGCAAAATATGCGAGCGCCTTCTACGGTCCCTTCCGGGACGCCGTCGGATCGGCCGGTTTCCTCAAGGGCGACAAGCGCACCTATCAAATGGACCCCGGAAATACCGACGAAGCATTGCGTGAGGTCGCTCTCGACCTCGAAGAAGGCGCCGACATGGTGATGGTGAAGCCGGGTCTTCCGTACCTCGACATCGTGCGCCGCGTCTCGGAAACGTTCAAAGTGCCGACGTTCGCGTATCAAGTGTCGGGGGAATACGCGATGCTTGCGGGCGCATTCGAGAGAGGCTGGCTCGACGAGAACAAGACGATGCTCGAAAGCCTGCTCGCATTCAAACGCGCGGGAGCAGCCGGCGTGCTGACCTATTTCGCGCCGAAAGCGGCGCGGCTCCTCGGAGCGAAGGACCGCTAA
- a CDS encoding competence/damage-inducible protein A: MGGKRIVTAAVLIIGDEILSGRTKDQNSSVIAEHLTNIGIRLKEVRVVADDEAEICAAVNALKGRYDYLFTTGGIGPTHDDITADSIAKACGVPIDVDPRAEKLLAENYSRRGLALTPARLRMARIPAGASLIVNPLSGAPGFRIGNVIVMAGVPEIMRAMLEAVTPDLETGDKMLSVTIAVDRPESEIADIFSAHQQRYRDVAMGSYPRLRDGKPVADLVLRSADAVRLTEAATTLKTALGL, translated from the coding sequence TTGGGCGGCAAACGCATAGTAACTGCGGCGGTCTTGATTATCGGCGACGAAATTCTGTCCGGTCGCACCAAGGATCAGAACAGCAGCGTGATCGCCGAGCATCTGACGAACATCGGCATCCGGCTCAAAGAAGTACGCGTTGTCGCCGACGACGAGGCCGAGATCTGTGCCGCCGTAAATGCTCTCAAGGGACGTTATGACTACCTTTTCACGACCGGGGGCATTGGTCCGACGCATGACGACATCACCGCCGACAGTATCGCAAAAGCCTGTGGCGTTCCGATCGACGTCGACCCGCGTGCCGAAAAGCTGCTCGCGGAAAACTATTCGAGGCGCGGGCTTGCCTTGACGCCCGCCCGGCTCAGGATGGCGCGGATTCCGGCCGGTGCTTCGTTGATCGTCAATCCGCTGTCAGGAGCGCCAGGCTTTCGCATCGGCAATGTCATCGTGATGGCCGGAGTCCCGGAAATCATGCGGGCGATGCTCGAAGCAGTCACGCCCGATCTCGAAACCGGCGATAAGATGTTGTCCGTCACGATCGCCGTCGATCGTCCCGAAAGCGAGATTGCCGACATTTTTTCCGCGCATCAGCAACGCTATCGCGATGTGGCGATGGGGAGTTATCCGCGCTTGCGTGACGGTAAGCCGGTTGCCGACCTGGTATTGCGCTCGGCGGATGCCGTCCGGTTGACGGAAGCCGCGACGACTTTGAAAACAGCGCTTGGCTTGTGA
- the sfsA gene encoding DNA/RNA nuclease SfsA, translated as MKFATPLTPGKLIQRYKRFLADVLTAGGVTVTATCPNTGSMLGLTTPGSTVWLSESDSPTRKYRHTWEMIENDLGAGPHLVGINTGKPNALVAEAIEAGTITELAGYQSLRREVRYGENSRIDLLLSGGHDPRPCYVEIKNVHLMRQAGLAEFPDCKTERGAKHLRELAAMVAQGHRAVTVFLVQRDDAEIFRLASDLDPAYATAFQTAAAAGVEMLCYRCKLSPTEITVERRLEIADLL; from the coding sequence ATGAAATTCGCAACGCCCCTCACACCCGGAAAGCTCATTCAGCGCTACAAGCGTTTTCTCGCGGACGTTTTGACCGCCGGGGGCGTGACAGTGACCGCCACGTGCCCCAATACCGGCTCGATGCTTGGGCTGACGACGCCAGGATCGACGGTCTGGCTTTCGGAAAGCGACAGCCCGACGCGCAAATACCGCCATACCTGGGAAATGATCGAAAACGATCTCGGAGCCGGCCCGCACCTCGTCGGCATTAACACCGGGAAACCAAATGCGCTTGTAGCGGAAGCGATCGAAGCAGGCACGATCACTGAACTCGCGGGGTATCAATCGCTGCGCCGCGAAGTGCGATACGGCGAGAATAGCCGCATCGATCTTTTGCTTTCCGGAGGGCACGATCCACGCCCCTGCTATGTCGAGATCAAGAACGTGCATTTGATGCGGCAGGCGGGCCTCGCCGAATTTCCGGATTGCAAAACCGAACGAGGCGCCAAGCATTTGCGGGAACTTGCGGCCATGGTTGCTCAGGGTCATCGCGCCGTGACGGTGTTTCTCGTGCAGCGGGACGATGCGGAAATCTTCAGACTCGCGAGCGATCTCGATCCGGCATACGCGACAGCGTTTCAAACCGCGGCTGCTGCCGGCGTCGAGATGCTGTGCTATAGGTGCAAGCTGAGCCCAACGGAGATCACCGTCGAACGGCGGCTCGAGATTGCCGATCTGTTATGA
- a CDS encoding vitamin B12-dependent ribonucleotide reductase: protein MKITRRFTEAGLSPYASIQFRRATSEIKNPDGSVVFSLKGFDVPEHFSQVAADILAQKYFRKAGVARRLKRCEETQVPSWLWRSTPDDAALQDLPQAERFGGETDARQVFDRLAGTWTYWGWKGGYFSSEEDAQAFFDEIRYMLAMQMAAPNSPQWFNTGLHWAYGIDGPGQGHMYVDFQTGELVHSTSAYEHPQPHACFIQSVADDLVGDGGIMDLWVREARLFKYGSGTGSNFSSLRGANEKLSGGGRSSGLMSFLKIGDRAAGAIKSGGTTRRAAKMVVVDVDHPDIEEYITWKVREEQKVAALVTGSKICQKRLKAVMKACVNCEAEGEACFDPLKNPKLKQAIREAKRDGVPQNYILRVIQFARQGYNDIQFDTYDTDWDSEAYLTVAGQNSNNSVRVTDEFLNAVAQDRGWNLLSRLGGKVTKTIKARDLWEQIGYAAWASADPGIQFHTTINDWHTCPQSGPIRASNPCSEYMFLDDTACNLASLNLLRFRREDKSFDIESYEHGCRLWTIVLEISVLMAQFPSRRIAELSYRYRTLGLGFANIGGLLMSAGIPYDSDEGRAICGAISAIMTGVSYATSAEMAAELGAFPGYEPNSADMLRVMRNHRRAAHGEAEGFEKLATAPVPLDHASLKDRRLGEAAKRAWDQALELGENHGYRNAQATVVAPTGTIGLVMDCDTTGIEPDFALVKFKKLAGGGYFKIINQSVPEALRALGYRESEIAEIEAYAVGHGSLAQAPAINTATLKAKGFTDDALAKIEKGLATAFDIKFVFNRWTLGDQFLTETLGVPAEKLNDPSFDIFAHLGFSKKDVEAANEHVCGAMTLEGAPHLRAAHLPVFDCANPCGRKGKRYLSVESHIRMMAASQPFISGAISKTINMPNDATVEDCKQSYMLSWKLALKANALYRDGSKLSQPLNSQVLGDDEDDAADAADALMTQPVAARAAIISEKIIEKIVERVVYVEKEKKKEREKLPSRRKSYTQKATVGGHKVYLHTGEYDDGRLGEIFIDMHKEGAAFRSLMNNFAIGISLGLQYGVPLEEYVEAFTFTRFEPAGLVQGNETIKNATSILDYIFRELAVSYLGRHDLAHVDPREIVGGTGLGSSDNQTDEQLALDLSESVSKVVSKGLVRGASVVRIAARSAGKTSITETSASVTTASLDIGARSIDSTLTHGANALAFGEHPVEMRGAPAAATAAPMSKSELFKQRATEAKLRGYEGVACTECYNFTMVRNGTCLKCDTCGSTSGCS from the coding sequence ATGAAGATCACGCGGCGTTTCACCGAAGCCGGCCTCTCTCCTTATGCCTCGATCCAGTTCCGGCGTGCGACGTCCGAGATCAAGAACCCAGACGGCTCCGTCGTCTTCAGTCTCAAAGGCTTCGATGTCCCAGAGCATTTCAGTCAGGTCGCGGCCGACATCCTGGCGCAGAAATATTTCCGCAAGGCCGGCGTCGCCCGCCGCCTGAAGCGATGTGAAGAAACGCAAGTCCCCTCGTGGCTGTGGCGCTCCACCCCGGACGACGCCGCGCTGCAGGATCTGCCGCAAGCCGAGCGCTTCGGCGGCGAAACCGACGCGCGCCAGGTTTTCGATCGCCTTGCCGGCACCTGGACCTACTGGGGCTGGAAGGGCGGCTATTTCTCATCGGAGGAAGACGCACAGGCGTTCTTCGATGAAATCCGCTACATGCTCGCAATGCAGATGGCGGCGCCGAACTCGCCGCAGTGGTTCAACACCGGCCTGCACTGGGCCTATGGCATCGACGGGCCCGGGCAAGGCCACATGTACGTCGATTTCCAGACCGGTGAACTCGTGCACTCGACCTCGGCGTACGAGCATCCGCAGCCGCACGCCTGCTTCATCCAATCGGTTGCCGATGACCTCGTCGGCGACGGCGGCATCATGGACCTCTGGGTCCGTGAGGCGCGCCTCTTCAAATACGGGTCAGGCACCGGCTCGAACTTCTCCTCGCTCCGCGGCGCCAACGAGAAGCTTTCGGGCGGCGGCCGCTCGTCGGGATTGATGAGCTTCTTGAAAATCGGCGACCGGGCTGCAGGGGCAATCAAATCAGGCGGCACGACTCGCCGCGCCGCGAAGATGGTCGTCGTCGATGTCGATCATCCGGACATCGAAGAATACATCACCTGGAAGGTGCGCGAGGAGCAGAAGGTCGCCGCTCTCGTCACCGGCTCGAAGATCTGCCAGAAGCGGCTGAAGGCCGTGATGAAAGCGTGCGTCAATTGCGAGGCGGAAGGTGAAGCCTGCTTCGACCCGCTGAAGAACCCGAAGCTCAAGCAGGCCATCCGCGAAGCCAAGCGCGACGGCGTACCGCAGAACTACATCCTGCGCGTCATCCAGTTCGCGCGGCAGGGATACAATGACATCCAGTTCGACACCTACGATACCGACTGGGACAGCGAAGCCTATCTGACGGTTGCGGGCCAGAACTCGAACAATTCGGTGCGCGTCACCGATGAATTTCTGAACGCGGTCGCGCAAGACAGGGGCTGGAACCTTCTTTCGCGGCTTGGCGGCAAAGTCACCAAGACGATCAAGGCGCGCGATCTCTGGGAACAGATCGGCTACGCGGCCTGGGCTTCGGCCGATCCCGGCATCCAGTTCCACACGACGATCAACGACTGGCACACCTGCCCGCAGTCGGGACCGATCCGCGCGTCCAACCCGTGCTCGGAATACATGTTCCTCGACGACACGGCGTGCAATCTCGCGTCGCTGAACCTCCTGCGCTTCCGCCGCGAGGATAAGTCGTTCGACATCGAATCCTACGAGCACGGCTGCCGGCTGTGGACCATCGTGCTCGAAATCTCGGTGCTCATGGCGCAATTCCCGTCGCGCCGTATCGCCGAGCTTAGCTATCGTTACCGGACGTTGGGCCTCGGCTTCGCGAACATCGGCGGCCTGCTGATGTCGGCCGGCATTCCTTACGACTCGGACGAAGGCCGCGCCATCTGCGGCGCGATTTCCGCGATCATGACGGGTGTCTCATACGCCACGAGCGCCGAGATGGCGGCCGAGCTTGGCGCATTCCCCGGCTATGAACCGAACTCGGCAGATATGCTGCGTGTCATGCGCAATCATCGCCGCGCCGCGCACGGCGAAGCGGAAGGCTTCGAGAAGCTCGCGACCGCGCCCGTGCCGCTCGATCACGCCTCGCTCAAGGATCGCCGCCTCGGCGAAGCGGCGAAGCGGGCCTGGGACCAGGCGCTCGAACTCGGCGAAAATCACGGCTATCGCAACGCGCAGGCGACCGTCGTCGCGCCGACCGGCACGATCGGCCTCGTGATGGACTGCGATACGACGGGCATCGAGCCCGATTTCGCGCTCGTCAAGTTCAAGAAGCTCGCGGGCGGCGGCTACTTCAAGATCATCAACCAGTCCGTGCCGGAAGCGCTGCGCGCACTCGGCTATCGCGAGAGCGAGATCGCGGAGATCGAGGCCTATGCCGTCGGTCACGGCTCGTTGGCGCAGGCGCCGGCGATCAACACGGCAACCCTCAAGGCCAAGGGCTTCACCGACGACGCGCTGGCGAAGATCGAGAAGGGCCTCGCGACTGCCTTCGACATCAAGTTCGTGTTCAACCGCTGGACGCTCGGCGACCAGTTCCTGACCGAGACGCTCGGCGTTCCGGCAGAAAAGCTCAATGACCCGTCGTTCGATATTTTCGCGCACCTCGGTTTTTCGAAGAAGGATGTTGAAGCCGCCAACGAGCACGTCTGCGGAGCGATGACGCTCGAAGGCGCGCCGCATCTCAGGGCCGCGCATCTGCCGGTATTCGATTGCGCAAACCCCTGCGGACGCAAGGGCAAGCGTTATCTCTCGGTCGAGAGCCACATCCGCATGATGGCGGCATCGCAGCCGTTCATCTCGGGCGCGATCTCGAAAACGATCAACATGCCGAACGACGCGACCGTCGAGGACTGCAAGCAGTCCTACATGCTGTCGTGGAAACTGGCGCTCAAGGCCAATGCGCTCTATCGCGACGGCTCGAAGCTGTCGCAGCCCTTGAACAGCCAGGTTCTGGGCGACGACGAAGACGACGCAGCCGATGCTGCGGACGCCCTGATGACGCAGCCGGTTGCTGCGCGTGCGGCGATCATTTCGGAAAAGATCATCGAGAAAATCGTCGAGCGCGTCGTCTACGTCGAGAAGGAGAAGAAGAAGGAGCGCGAGAAACTTCCGAGCCGCCGCAAGAGCTACACGCAAAAGGCGACGGTCGGCGGCCACAAGGTCTACCTGCACACCGGCGAATACGACGATGGGCGCCTCGGCGAAATCTTCATCGACATGCACAAGGAAGGCGCCGCCTTCCGCTCGCTGATGAACAACTTCGCGATTGGCATATCGCTCGGTCTGCAGTACGGCGTGCCGCTTGAGGAATACGTCGAAGCCTTCACGTTCACGCGCTTCGAACCGGCAGGCCTCGTGCAGGGCAACGAGACGATCAAGAACGCGACGTCGATCCTCGACTACATCTTCCGCGAGCTCGCCGTGTCGTATCTCGGCCGTCACGACCTGGCGCACGTCGATCCGCGCGAGATCGTCGGCGGAACGGGCCTTGGCTCAAGCGACAATCAGACGGACGAGCAGTTGGCGCTCGATCTTTCGGAAAGCGTGTCGAAGGTCGTTTCGAAGGGTCTCGTGCGCGGTGCCTCGGTCGTCCGCATCGCGGCGCGCTCAGCGGGCAAGACGTCGATTACCGAGACGTCCGCCAGCGTTACGACTGCGAGCCTCGATATCGGCGCGCGCTCAATCGACTCGACGCTGACGCACGGCGCCAACGCGCTGGCGTTTGGTGAGCATCCGGTCGAGATGCGCGGCGCGCCCGCTGCGGCGACGGCCGCTCCGATGAGCAAGTCCGAGCTCTTCAAGCAGCGTGCAACAGAAGCCAAGCTCCGCGGCTACGAAGGCGTCGCCTGCACCGAGTGCTACAACTTCACGATGGTCCGCAACGGCACCTGCCTGAAGTGCGACACGTGCGGCAGCACGAGCGGGTGCAGCTGA
- a CDS encoding NADH:ubiquinone oxidoreductase subunit NDUFA12 — MGLFSEIFSWWGGNTWGTRFFTWRKGRLVGEDEFGNRYYLQKSGVGPLGVPARWVTYAKLSEPSQVPPEWHGWLHYTVDTLPTEERYQPKHWQKRHQMNLTGTAQAYRPKGSILGKGERAKSTTDYKAWRPQ, encoded by the coding sequence ATGGGTTTGTTCAGTGAAATTTTCTCGTGGTGGGGTGGCAACACCTGGGGCACACGTTTTTTCACATGGCGTAAAGGGCGACTCGTCGGAGAGGACGAGTTCGGTAACCGCTATTATCTCCAGAAAAGCGGAGTAGGGCCGCTGGGAGTTCCGGCGCGCTGGGTCACGTACGCGAAACTTTCCGAGCCGAGCCAGGTCCCGCCCGAGTGGCACGGTTGGCTGCATTATACCGTCGACACGCTTCCGACGGAGGAGCGCTATCAGCCGAAGCACTGGCAAAAGCGTCACCAGATGAACCTGACGGGCACTGCGCAAGCCTACCGGCCCAAAGGCTCGATTCTCGGCAAGGGCGAACGGGCGAAATCGACCACGGATTATAAAGCTTGGCGGCCGCAATAG
- a CDS encoding DUF2155 domain-containing protein, with protein sequence MLGLVSPAQADRIENRVAVFSALDKVTARISKFEVELNKTVEFGALRVTPRACYSRPPTEEPKTTTFVEVDETQLDGTEKRIFTGWMFAESPGIYGLEHPTYDVWLTGCEKPLRSVAEQKPAPAQAPAQGNSATAAAPPPTADGGSGDLPPEFRRRVRR encoded by the coding sequence ATGTTGGGCTTGGTGTCGCCCGCACAAGCCGATCGCATCGAAAACCGCGTCGCCGTATTTTCCGCGCTCGACAAGGTCACCGCTCGCATTTCGAAGTTCGAGGTCGAACTCAACAAAACGGTCGAATTCGGCGCGCTGAGAGTAACGCCGCGCGCCTGCTATTCGCGTCCGCCGACGGAGGAGCCGAAAACGACGACTTTCGTCGAGGTCGACGAAACGCAGCTCGACGGTACTGAAAAGCGAATTTTTACGGGTTGGATGTTTGCGGAAAGCCCCGGCATCTACGGCCTTGAGCACCCCACATACGACGTGTGGCTGACAGGCTGCGAAAAGCCGCTTCGATCGGTCGCCGAACAAAAGCCTGCTCCCGCGCAAGCGCCGGCTCAGGGGAATAGCGCCACGGCCGCCGCACCACCGCCGACCGCCGATGGCGGCAGCGGCGACCTGCCCCCGGAATTCCGCCGCCGCGTCCGGCGTTAG
- a CDS encoding putative bifunctional diguanylate cyclase/phosphodiesterase, with amino-acid sequence MLSVLHAIQQPGLTRVHLDQLASLARATPAAMAGYAVNVVIAVIAFHGLVPGAELAAWAAMSLAICSFVGIRSIRRGFLKRQSPAPGPESPLRDAKCALLFGLLLGLPWAIMASRWAGVLHGDSELILMALAVGMAASGSILLAPIPAVAVIYATTILLPLALKCIFVLGHQYVVLGALALSFLVFLYGLIATTGRLFLERLEAVARLEETIAALSEAREKTERVAMTDGLTGIANRRAFMARLNALNSRSSATMAYSIFYIDLDRFKSVNDALGHGVGDALLKAVAVRIGNLVRQEDLVARLGGDEFVIVAQNICERAFASSLAERLVMSLSEPYSLEGQKVQIGACVGVALASESGVGGEQLLKQADLAMFAAKGAGRGMYCIFEADMQRSAEEHRVLELGLRAALLNDGFELYYQPIRNLETNMITSFECQVRWRHPLRGLLTPAQFLATAIDIGIAEDIGNWVIMEACRQAAQWPSDVPVGINMSSLRVGFGNIAASVEKALKATGFPAPRLELEIEVTEASLMHADHETIESLRRLKDIGVSIALDDFGTGYSSLGYLVKFPFNRIKIDRLFVSQLGHSAQSELIVRSIAELANRLNCTVVAEGIETDEQRQHLLALNVSHGQGALLGAPLSAVETASLLASEATALARSA; translated from the coding sequence ATGCTCAGCGTACTTCATGCCATTCAGCAGCCGGGCTTGACCCGCGTGCACCTCGACCAATTGGCGAGCCTAGCTCGTGCTACCCCCGCGGCGATGGCTGGCTATGCCGTAAATGTAGTGATCGCTGTCATTGCCTTTCACGGCCTCGTGCCCGGCGCCGAGCTTGCCGCCTGGGCAGCCATGTCGCTCGCCATATGCTCGTTCGTTGGCATTCGTTCCATCCGCCGCGGCTTCTTGAAGCGACAATCTCCAGCGCCCGGTCCGGAATCGCCGCTGCGTGACGCGAAATGCGCTTTGCTATTCGGGCTCCTCCTGGGCTTGCCCTGGGCGATCATGGCGTCGCGCTGGGCCGGGGTGCTTCACGGCGACAGCGAACTGATCCTGATGGCGCTGGCCGTGGGCATGGCGGCGAGCGGCAGCATTCTGCTGGCGCCGATACCCGCCGTTGCCGTGATCTATGCCACGACCATCCTTTTGCCCCTGGCGTTGAAGTGTATTTTCGTCCTCGGCCATCAATACGTGGTTCTCGGCGCGCTCGCCTTGAGCTTTCTTGTGTTCCTCTACGGTCTCATTGCAACGACGGGCCGCTTATTCCTTGAGCGACTCGAGGCCGTCGCCCGGTTGGAGGAGACGATCGCAGCCCTGAGTGAGGCGCGCGAAAAAACCGAACGTGTCGCGATGACGGATGGCTTGACGGGGATCGCCAATCGCCGCGCCTTCATGGCTCGGTTGAATGCGTTGAATAGCCGCTCATCAGCCACAATGGCCTACAGCATATTCTACATCGATCTCGATCGCTTCAAATCCGTCAATGATGCGCTCGGCCATGGCGTCGGCGATGCGCTTCTGAAAGCAGTCGCGGTGCGCATCGGAAACTTGGTGCGTCAAGAAGATCTCGTCGCCCGCCTCGGCGGCGATGAATTTGTAATCGTCGCGCAGAATATTTGCGAGCGAGCTTTCGCCAGTTCGCTTGCAGAACGTCTCGTAATGTCGCTTTCCGAGCCCTACAGCCTCGAAGGTCAGAAAGTGCAGATCGGCGCATGTGTCGGCGTAGCGCTTGCGTCCGAAAGCGGTGTCGGCGGCGAACAGCTGCTGAAGCAAGCCGATCTTGCCATGTTTGCCGCGAAGGGGGCAGGCCGTGGCATGTACTGCATCTTCGAAGCTGATATGCAGCGATCGGCCGAAGAACACCGCGTTCTTGAGCTTGGGCTTAGAGCCGCCCTCCTGAACGACGGCTTTGAGCTTTACTATCAGCCGATCCGCAATCTCGAAACGAACATGATTACGAGTTTCGAGTGCCAGGTTCGCTGGCGGCATCCTCTTCGCGGATTGCTCACGCCCGCCCAATTTCTTGCAACCGCGATCGATATCGGTATCGCGGAAGACATCGGCAATTGGGTCATCATGGAAGCATGCCGGCAAGCGGCCCAATGGCCGTCCGACGTTCCCGTCGGCATCAATATGTCATCGCTGCGAGTCGGATTCGGAAACATTGCGGCATCTGTCGAGAAGGCGTTGAAGGCGACAGGCTTTCCGGCACCTCGCCTTGAACTCGAAATCGAGGTCACGGAGGCAAGTCTGATGCATGCCGATCACGAGACCATCGAATCTCTCCGGCGCCTGAAGGATATCGGCGTATCGATAGCGCTCGACGATTTCGGAACGGGCTACTCATCGCTCGGCTACCTCGTCAAATTCCCGTTCAACCGGATCAAGATCGACAGGCTGTTCGTGAGCCAGCTCGGGCACTCGGCGCAAAGCGAACTGATCGTACGCTCGATCGCCGAACTCGCTAACCGGCTCAATTGCACCGTGGTCGCCGAAGGGATTGAAACGGACGAGCAGCGTCAACACTTGCTCGCGCTGAACGTATCGCATGGACAAGGGGCGCTTCTTGGTGCTCCGCTGTCGGCAGTCGAGACGGCCAGCCTGCTCGCGAGCGAAGCCACGGCGCTTGCACGAAGCGCCTGA
- the msrB gene encoding peptide-methionine (R)-S-oxide reductase MsrB — translation MYSRRDFSKLGLALAGGFAGLKGASTLIQPSQADTTPETFEVTKTEEEWKKILTPEQFQVLRKHGTERPGSSPLDANDAAGTYVCAGCALALYSSDTKFHSGTGWPSFWKPLENAIATAQDDTYSMMRTEVHCRRCGGHLGHVFNDGPKPTGLRYCMNGVALKFVPKGAA, via the coding sequence ATGTACTCCCGCCGTGATTTCTCAAAACTGGGATTGGCCCTGGCCGGCGGCTTCGCCGGACTGAAGGGCGCCTCTACTCTCATCCAACCCAGTCAAGCCGACACGACCCCTGAAACATTCGAAGTGACGAAGACGGAGGAAGAGTGGAAGAAAATTCTCACTCCCGAGCAGTTCCAGGTCCTTCGCAAACACGGAACCGAGCGTCCAGGATCGTCGCCGCTTGACGCGAACGACGCAGCGGGCACGTATGTCTGCGCCGGCTGTGCTTTGGCGCTTTATTCGTCCGACACGAAATTCCACAGCGGCACGGGTTGGCCGAGTTTCTGGAAGCCGTTGGAAAACGCGATCGCGACCGCGCAGGACGACACGTATTCCATGATGCGCACGGAGGTGCATTGCCGACGATGCGGCGGCCATCTAGGACACGTATTCAACGATGGTCCGAAACCCACCGGCCTGCGCTATTGCATGAACGGCGTGGCGCTGAAGTTCGTCCCGAAAGGCGCGGCCTGA